From the genome of Bacteroidales bacterium:
TATAAAAGAGGATGTTCCGGTAGCAAAATTCAGTTTAGCAACCAGCGAAACATATAAAAATAAAACCGGTGAACGAGTAAAAAATACAGAATGGCATAATATTGTTGTTTGGAGAGGTCTAGCAAAAGTAGTTGAAAGTTATGTAAAAAAAGGTTCTAAATTATATATTGAAGGAAAATTAACTCATCGTAAATACGAAAAAGACGGTCAAACTAAATATTTTACTGAAATATTA
Proteins encoded in this window:
- the ssb gene encoding single-stranded DNA-binding protein — its product is MSVNKVILIGNVGNDPEVKYIKEDVPVAKFSLATSETYKNKTGERVKNTEWHNIVVWRGLAKVVESYVKKGSKLYIEGKLTHRKYEKDGQTKYFTEILCRDLTMLDSKEGGSYDKGNAENKSSSDKVNEPDLDNFNDVDDLPF